One part of the Solanum dulcamara chromosome 3, daSolDulc1.2, whole genome shotgun sequence genome encodes these proteins:
- the LOC129881669 gene encoding LOW QUALITY PROTEIN: 40S ribosomal protein S27-2-like (The sequence of the model RefSeq protein was modified relative to this genomic sequence to represent the inferred CDS: substituted 2 bases at 2 genomic stop codons) — translation MALLNDHDLLNLPLEFEKKKHXLKLLDXSPKSFFMDVKCQGCFNITTMFIHSQTVVVFINCQIVLCQPTGGRARLTEGCSFRRKGD, via the coding sequence ATGGCTCTTCTAAATGACCACGACTTGTTGAATCTACCACTAGAGTTTGAAAAGAAAAAGCACTAGCTCAAACTTCTTGATTAGTCTCCAAAATCTTTTTTCATGGATGTGAAGTGCCAAGGCTGCTTTAATATAACAACTATGTTCATCCATTCCCAGACCGTGGTTGTTTTCATAAATTGCCAAATTGTGTTGTGCCAGCCTACCGGTGGTCGTGCTAGACTTACTGAGGGATGTTCTTTCAGGAGAAAGGGAGACTAG